Proteins from a single region of Parambassis ranga chromosome 16, fParRan2.1, whole genome shotgun sequence:
- the ubr5 gene encoding E3 ubiquitin-protein ligase UBR5 isoform X7 — protein sequence MTSIHFVVHPLPGTEDQLNDRLREVSEKLNKYSYNSHPHLSLLEQATLKQCVVGPNHAGFLLEDGRVCRISFAVQPDRLELSKPDGSDGSKLSSGSGTGRSSRPGRTSDPPWFLSGSDTLGRLAGNTLGSRWSSGVNGGSGGSGSGGGTGGGGASGGSSGGGGGGGGGGGGGTSGRSSTAARDSRRQTRVIRTGRDRGSGLLGSQPQPVIPASVIPEELITQAQVVLQGKSRSVIIRELQRTNLDVNLAVNNLLSRDDEDGDDGDDTASESYLPGEDLMSLLDADIHSAHPSVIIDADAMFSEDISYFGYPSFRRSSLSRLGSSRVLLLPLDRDSELLRERESVLRLRERRWLDGASFDTERGSTSREGEPSLDKKSIPVQSPVSLGEELQWWPDKDGVKFVSIGAMFSELVAVSSKGELYQWKWSEPEPYRNAQNPFIHHPRVSFLGLANEKITLLSANSIRATVATETNKVATWVDDTLSTVASKLEHSAQSFPELQGERMVSLHCCALYTCAQLENSLYWWGVVPFSQRKKMLEKARAKNKKPKSSAGISSIPNITVGTQVCLRNNPLYHAGAVAFSVSAGIPKVGVLLESVWNMNDSCRFQLRSPESLKSMEKTTKTQEIKTESKPELVKTEMGPPPSPASTCSDASSIASSASLPYKRRRSTPAPKEEEKVNEEQWPLREVVFVEDVKNVPVGKVLKVDGAYVAVKFPGTSSSMSNQSSAAPTDSDPSSLLQDCRLLRIDELQVVKTGGTPKVPDCFQRTPKKLCIPEKAEILAVNVDSKGVHAVLKTGNWVRYCIFDLATGKAEQENNFPTSNLAFLGQSERNVAIFTAGQESPIILRDGNGTIYPMAKDCMGGIRDPDWLDLPPINSLGMGVHSLANLPSNSTIKKKAAIIIMAVEKQTLMQHVLRCDYEACRQYLVNLEQAFLLDQGSQALGALLGHRCDGNRNILHAAVSVCFPVSNKETKEEEEAERSERNTFAERLSAVEAIANAISVVSSNSSGNRTGSSSSRGLRLREMMRRSLRAAGLGRHESGPSSSDHQDPVSPPIAPPSWVPDPPPMDPDGDIDFILAPAVGSLTTASTGNSQGPSTSTIPGPSTEPSVVESKDRKANAHLILKLMCDSVVLRPHLRELLSAKDARGMTPFMLAVSGRAYPAAITVLEAAQKMAKVGDPGIAEKEDADSVFMEMICPLGTNPDDSPLYVLCCNDTCSFTWTGAEHINQDIFECRTCGLLESLCCCTECARVCHKGHDCKLKRTSPTAYCDCWEKCKCKTLIAGQKAARLDLLYRLLTTTNLVTTPNSRGEHILLFLVQTVARQSVEHCQYRPPRIREDRNRKAANAEDSDMPDHDLEPPRFAQLALERVLQDWNALKSMIMFGSQENKDPLSASSRIAHLLPEEQVYLNQQSGTIRLDCFTHCLIVKCAPDITFIDTLLGTLVKELQNKYTPGRREEAINVTRRFLRSVARVFVILSVEMASSKKKNNFIPQPIGKCRRVFQALLPYAVEELCNVAESLIVPVRMGIARPTAPFTLASTSIDAVQGSEELFSVEPLPPRPSPDQSSSSSQTAASYIIRNPQPRRSSQSQPVRGRDEEQDDIVSADVEEVEVVEGVAGEEDHHDDQEEQGEENAEAEGQHDEHDEDGSDMELDLLAAAETESDSESNHSNQDNASGRRSVVTAATAGSEAGASSVPAFFSEDDSQSNDSSDSDSSSSQSDDIDQETFLWDEPLERTTSASHANSAAQAPRSMQWAVRNTPSQRATGSAPSSSSTPAASSTGLIYIDPTNLRRSSAISSSAAAAAAALEASNSSSYLTSASSLARAYSIVIRQISDLMSLIPKYNHLVYSQYPAAVKLTYQDAVNLQNYVEEKLIPTWNWMVSIMDSTEAQLRYGSALSSAGDPGHPSHPLHASQHSARRERMTAREEASLRTLEGRRRAATLLTARQGMMSARGDFLNYALSLMRSHNDEHSDVLPVLDVCSLKHVAYVFQALIYWIKAMNQQTTLDTPQMDRKRNREILELGLDNEDSEHDNDEDTNQSSTLQDKDEDPVSAETGQNHPFFRRSDSMTFLGCIPPNPFDVPLAEAIPLADQPHLLQPNARKEDLFGRPSQGLYSSSYMATKGLAEASVDRNCLEILPTKMSYSANLKNVMSMETGQRSSENQSLAEQELEASKPGPSPHDLAAQLKSSLLAEIGLTESDGPPLPSFRPHCSFMGMMISHDMLLGRWRLSLELFGRVFMEDVGAEPGSILTELGGFEVKESKFRREMEKLRNLQSRDLALEVDRDRDQLIQQTMRQLNTHFGRRCTTTPMAVHRVKVTFKDEPGEGSGVARSFYTAIALALLSNDKLPNLDCVQSVSKGMQASNLMQRLRNRDRERERRSGGLRTGSRRDRDRDSRRQLSIDTRPFRPSSEGNPSDEPDPLPAHRQALGERLYPRVHAMQPAFASKITGMLLELSPAQLLLLLASEDSLRARVEEAMELLIAHGRENGADSILDLGLPEAPEKAQQENRKRHGSTRSVVDMELDDPDDGDDNAPLFYQPGKRGFYSPRPGKNTEARLNCFRNIGRILGLCLLQNELCPITLNRHVIKVLLGRKVNWHDFAFFDPVMYESLRQLIRHSQAGEADAVFAAMDLAFAIDLCKEEGAGQVELLSGGVNMPVTPLNVYEYVRKYAEHRMLVVAEQPLHAMRKGLLDVLPKNALEDLTAEDFRLLVNGCGEVNVQMLISFTSFNDESGENADKLLQFKRWFWSIVEKMSMTERQDLVYFWTSSPSLPASEEGFQPMPSITIRPPDDQHLPTANTCISRLYVPLYSSKQILKQKLLLAIKTKNFGFV from the exons ATGACATCTATACACTTCGTGGTTCACCCGTTGCCCGGGACCGAGGATCAGCTCAATGACAG GCTCCGTGAGGTCTCAGAAAAACTCAACAAATACAGTTACAACAG TCATCCACACCTTAGTCTGCTGGAGCAGGCCACCCTAAAACAATGTGTTGTCGGTCCTAACCATGCCGGATTTCTCCTCGAG GATGGACGTGTTTGCAGGATCAGCTTTGCTGTCCAGCCCGATCGCCTAGAGCTCAGCAAACCGGATGGCAGTGATGG TTCAAAGTTGAGCAGTGGTTCAGGGACAGGAAGGAGCTCCAGGCCAGGCAGGACTAGTGATCCGCCCTGGTTCTTGTCTGGTTCTGACACACTGGGCAGACTGGCAGGCAACACCCTTGG GAGTCGCTGGAGCTCTGGTGTAAATGGAGGCAGTGGAGGaagtggaagtggaggaggaacaggaggaggtggagctagTGGTGGCAGCAGTGGCGGAGGAGGGGGCGGcggaggaggcggaggcggaGGCACGTCGGGCAGGTCGTCAACAGCAGCTCGCGATTCCCGCCGACAAACCAGGGTGATTCGTACAGGAAGGGATCGTGGCTCAGGCCTTTTAGGTAGCCAGCCTCAGCCAGTCATACCGGCTTCTGTCATCCCTGAAGAGCTCATCACTCAG GCCCAGGTAGTCCTTCAAGGGAAATCCAGGAGTGTGATCATTAGGGAGCTCCAGAGGACCAACCTAGATGTCAACCTTGCCGTCAACAACTTGCTGAGTCgggatgatgaagatggagatGATGGAGATGACACAGCCAGCGAGTCCTACCTCCCTGGAG AAGACCTGATGTCCCTGTTAGATGCAGACATTCATTCAGCCCATCCCAGCGTCATTATTGATGCTGATGCCATGTTCTCTGAGGACATCAGCTACTTTGGCTACCCCTCTTTTAGACGCTCCTCACTGTCTCGCCTGGGATCCTCCAGAG TTCTCCTTCTTCCCTTAGACCGTGACTCAGAGCTGTTGCGTGAACGTGAGTCCGTGTTGAGGTTACGTGAGCGCCGCTGGCTGGATGGGGCCTCGTTCGACACGGAGCGAGGTTCCACCAGCCGTGAGGGTGAACCCAGCCTCGACAAGAAGAGCATCCCTGTCCAGAGCCCTGTCTCCCTTGGAGAGGAGCTCCAGTGGTGGCCTGACAAG GATGGTGTCAAGTTTGTAAGCATTGGAGCCATGTTCTCAGAGCTTGTAGCTGTGAGCTCCAAAGGAGAGCTTTATCAGTGGAAGTGGAGCGAACCTGAACCTTACAGGAATGCACAG AATCCTTTCATTCATCACCCTCGTGTATCCTTCCTGGGCCTGGCCAATGAGAAGATCACATTATTGTCTGCTAATAGCATCAGAGCCACTGTAGCTACAGAGACAAACAAG GTGGCTACCTGGGTGGACGACACACTGAGCACAGTGGCCTCTAAGCTAGAGCACAGTGCCCAATCTTTCCCTGAGCTGCAGGGGGAACGCATGGTGTCGCTGCACTGCTGTGCACTATATACGTGTGCACAGCTGGAGAATAGCCTCTACTGGTG gggtGTTGTGCCTTTTAGTCAAAGGAAGAAGATGCTTGAAAAGGCCAGAGCCAAGAACAAAAAGCCAAAGTCCAGTGCTGGCATCTCCTCAATACCCAACATCACAGTGGGAACACAG GTGTGCTTGAGGAATAACCCCCTCTACCATGCTGGTGCAGTGGCCTTTTCTGTCAGTGCTGGGATTCCAAAAGTGGGCGTCCTATTGGAGTCTGTCTGGAACATGAACGACAGCTGCAGGTTCCAGCTGCGCTCACCAGAGAGCCTCAAGAGCATGGAGAAGACCACAAAGACCCAGGAAATCAA GACTGAAAGCAAACCGGAGCTGGTGAAGACGGAGATgggtcctcctccctccccagcGTCTACTTGCAGTGATGCCTCTTCCATTGCAAGCAGTGCCTCACTGCCCTACA AGCGAAGGCGTTCCACCCCAGCTcccaaagaggaagagaaggtgaATGAGGAACAGTGGCCTCTCAGAGAGGTGGTCTTTGTGGAggatgttaaaaatgtacctgtGGGAAAG GTTCTTAAAGTGGATGGTGCGTATGTTGCTGTGAAGTTTCCAGGAACATCAAGCAGCATGAGCAACCAGAGCTCGGCTGCTCCCACTGACTCGGACCCATCATCACTGTTGCAGGACTGTAGGCTCCTCAGAATAGATGAGCTACAG GTGGTAAAAACTGGTGGGACCCCTAAAGTTCCAGACTGTTTTCAACGAACACCTAAAAAGCTTTGTATCCCAGAAAAGGCTGAGATTCTGGCTGTGAATGTTGACTCCAAAG GAGTCCACGCAGTGCTGAAAACTGGTAACTGGGTAAGGTACTGTATCTTTGACCTGGCCACAGGCAAAGCTGAGCAGGAGAATAACTTCCCAACTAGTAACCTGGCCTTCCTGGGGCAGAGTGAGCGCAATGTGGCCATCTTCACTGCAGGACAG GAGTCTCCTATAATCCTCCGAGATGGAAATGGCACAATCTACCCCATGGCCAAAGATTGTATGGGTGGAATTCGAGATCCTGATTGGTTGGACCTGCCACCAATAAACAGCCTGGGAATGGGAGTGCACTCTCTGGCCAATCTCCCATCTAATTCCACTATCAAAAAGAAAGCTGCTATTATTATAATGGCCGTTGAG AAACAGACGCTGATGCAGCATGTGTTACGCTGTGACTATGAGGCATGTCGGCAGTACCTGGTGAACCTGGAGCAGGCGTTCCTGTTGGATCAGGGAAGCCAGGCCCTTGGAGCACTTTTGGGCCACCGATGTGATGGAAACCGCAACatcctccatgctgctgtctctgtctgcttccCTGTTAGTAACAAGGAGACCAAAGAGGAGGAAG AGGCTGAAAGGTCTGAGAGAAACACATTTGCAGAACGTCTGTCTGCTGTGGAGGCGATTGCTAACGCCATCTCTGTGGTTTCAAGCAACAGCTCTGGAAATAGGACAGGCTCCTCAAGTAGCAGAGG GCTTCGTCTGAGGGAGATGATGCGGAGGTCTCTTAGAGCAGCAGGTCTTGGCCGCCATGAGTCTGGCCCATCATCCAGTGACCATCAGGACCCAGTGTCCCCACCTATTGCTCCACCAAGTTGGGTGCCTGATCCTCCCCCCATGGACCCGG aTGGAGACATAGACTTTATTCTAGCACCAGCTGTGGGTTCACTCACCACCGCCTCAACTGGTAACAGCCAGGGGCCCAGCACCTCCACCATACCAG GGCCATCCACGGAGCCTTCGGTGGTTGAGTCTAAAGATAGGAAGGCCAATGCTCACCTTATCCTCAAGCTGATGTGTGACAGTGTTGTTCTGAGGCCACACCTGCGGGAGCTGCTTTCTGCAAA GGATGCCAGAGGAATGACTCCATTCATGCTGGCTGTAAGTGGGAGAGCCtacccagcagccatcactgtcCTTGAGGCTGCACAGAAAATGGCAAAGG TGGGTGACCCGGGCATTGCAGAGAAGGAGGATGCAGATTCTGTTTTCATGGAAATGATTTGCCCCTTGGGGACAAATCCAGATGACTCTCCCCTATATGTTCTCTGCTGCAATGACACCTGCAGTTTCACTTGGACTGGAGCAGAGCACATTAACCAG GATATCTTTGAGTGCCGAACATGTGGCTTGCTGGagtccctctgctgctgcacagagtgTGCCAGGGTTTGTCACAAAGGACATGACTGCAA GCTTAAGAGGACGTCTCCTACAGCGTACTGTGACTGTTGGGAGAAATGCAAGTGTAAAACGCTGATAGCTGGCCAAAAGGCTGCTCGCCTGGATCTCCTGTACAGGTTGCTCACAACCACAAACCTGGTCACCACACCAAACAGCAG GGGAGAACATATATTACTGTTCCTGGTGCAAACTGTTGCCAGGCAGAGTGTGGAGCACTGTCAGTACAGACCACCACGCATCAGAGAAGACAGGAACCGCAAGGCTGCTAATGCAGAAG ACTCTGATATGCCAGATCATGACCTAGAACCTCCACGCTTTGCTCAGCTGGCTCTGGAGAGGGTCCTGCAGGATTGGAATGCCCTCAAGTCTATGATCATGTTTGGTTCTCAGGAAAATAAAGACCC ACTTAGTGCCAGCAGCAGAATTGCCCACCTCCTGCCTGAAGAACAGGTCTACTTGAATCAGCAGAGCGGCACCATTCGCCTTGACTGCTTCACACACTGCCTCATTGTCAAGTGTGCTCCTGACATCACA TTCATAGACACTTTACTGGGTACTCTGGTAAAGGAGCTGCAGAACAAGTACACTCCTGGCCGGAGAGAGGAGGCAATCAATGTCACTCGTAGGTTCCTGCGCTCTGTAGCTCGAGTGTTTGTCATCCTCAGTGTGGAGATGGCCTCATCCAAGAAGAAAAA TAACTTCATCCCCCAGCCCATTGGAAAATGTCGGCGCGTTTTCCAGGCTCTGTTGCCCTATGCTGTGGAGGAGCTGTGCAATGTGGCAGAGTCTCTAATTGTTCCAGTGCGAATGGGTATTGCAAGACCTACCGCTCCGTTCACTTTGGCCAGCACCAGCATCGATGCTGTTCAGGGCAGTGAGGAGCTTTTCTCTGTGGAACCACTGCCTCCAAGACCGTCACCTGACCAGTCAAGCAG CTCTAGCCAGACAGCTGCCTCTTATATCATAAGGAACCCCCAGCCTCGGCGCAGCAGCCAGTCTCAGCCTGTCAGAGGAAGAGATGAGGAGCAGGATGACATTGTATCAGCAGATGTGGAAGAG GTTGAAGTTGTAGAGGGAGTTGCAGGGGAAGAAGACCATCATGATGACCaagaggagcagggagaggaaAACGCTGAAGCAGAGGGACAGCACGATGAGCATGATGAGGATG GAAGTGACATGGAGTTGGACCTTTTGGCAGCAGCTGAAACGGAGAGCGATAGTGAAAGTAACCACAGCAATCAGGATAATGCTAGTGGCCGTAGGAGCGTCGTCACAGCAGCAACTGCTGGGTCTGAAGCAG GTGCCAGCAGTGTCCCTGCCTTCTTTTCAGAGGATGACTCCCAGTCCAACGACTCCAGtgactcagacagcagcagtagtCAGAGCGATGACATCGACCAGGAGACATTCCTTTGGGATGAGCCGCTAGAAAGGACAACTAGTGCTTCGCATGCTAACAGTGCAGCACAGGCCCCTCGCTCAATGCAATGGGCTGTTAGAAACACCCCCAGCCAAAGGGCAACCGGAAGCGCTCCCTCCAGCTCCTCAACTCCAGCTG CAAGTTCCACAGGCCTGATTTATATTGACCCAACCAATCTACGTCGCTCCAGTGCAATCAGCTCTAGTGctgcggcggcagcagcagctttggagGCCAGCAACTCCAGCAGCTACCTTACATCTGCCAGCAGCCTTGCCCGTGCTTACAGCATTGTCATCAGGCAGATCTCAGACCTCATGAGTCTGATTCCCAAATACAACCATCTTGTCTACTCCCAGTATCCTGCGGCTGTAAAGCTCACCTACCAGGATGCAGTAAACCTGCAG AACTATGTTGAGGAAAAGCTGATTCCCACCTGGAATTGGATGGTTTCCATCATGGATTCCACTGAGGCCCAGTTACGATATGGGTCAGCCCTGTCATCTGCTGGAGACCCGGGTCACCCCAGTCACCCTCTCCATGCCTCTCAGCATTCAGCTCGCAGGGAACGCATGACGGCTCGGGAGGAGGCCAGCCTCCGCACTCTGGAAGGACGCAG GAGAGCAGCCACACTGCTAACGGCTCGTCAAGGCATGATGTCAGCTCGGGGTGACTTCCTGAATTATGCCCTGTCACTGATGCGATCCCACAATGATGAGCATTCTGATGTGCTTCCTGTGCTGGATGTGTGCTCGCTGAAGCACGTGGCATACGTTTTTCAGGCTCTTATCTACTGGATAAAGGCCATGAATCAGCAGACCACCCTGGACACCCCACAGATGGATAGAAAGAG GAATCGTGAGATTTTGGAACTTGGATTGGACAATGAGGACTCTGAACATGATAACGATGAGGACACCAACCAGA GTTCAACCCTACAGGACAAAGATGAGGACCCAGTCTCAGCTGAAACGGGTCAGAACCATCCGTTCTTCCGTCGCTCTGACTCTATGACCTTCCTGGGCTGCATCCCACCCAACCCCTTTGATGTTCCTCTGGCTGAAGCCATCCCACTGGCAGACCAGCCTCACCTCCTGCAG CCTAATGCCAGGAAGGAGGATCTGTTCGGTCGCCCCTCTCAGGGCTTGTACTCTTCTTCTTACATGGCAACCAAAGGTCTGGCTGAGGCGAGCGTGGACAGGAACTGCCTGGAG ATTCTGCCCACTAAGATGTCTTACTCGGCCAACTTGAAGAATGTGATGAGCATGGAAACTGGCCAGCGAAGCTCAGAGAATCAGTCACTGGCGGAGCAGGAGCTTGAGGCTTCCAAACCAGGCCCTTCACCACACGACCTCGCTGCCCAGCTGAAGAGCAGCCTGCTTGCTGAGATTGGCCTCACAGAGAGTGACGGTCCTCCTCTCCCATCATTCAG ACCTCACTGCAGTTTCATGGGGATGATGATCTCACATGACATGCTGCTTGGCCGCTGGCGTCTATCACTGGAACTCTTTGGTCGTGTCTTCATGGAGGATGTAGGAGCTGAACCTGGATCT ATCCTCACAGAGCTTGGTGGTTTTGAAGTTAAAGAATCCAAGTTCCGCCGTGAGATGGAGAAGCTGAGGAACCTGCAGTCCCGTGACCTGGCCCTCGAAGTTGACCGTGATCGAGACCAGTTAATACAGCAGACAATGCGTCAGCTAAATACGCACTTTGGCAGGCGTTGTACAACCACACCCATGGCTGTACACCGAGTGAAGGTCACCTTTAAAGATGAGCCTGGCGAGGGCAGCGGTGTGGCCCGCAGTTTTTACACGGCCATTGCCTTGGCCTTGCTCTCCAACGATAAGCTGCCCAACCTGGACTGTGTTCAGAGTGTCAGCAAGGGCATGCAGGCCAGCA atCTAATGCAGCGTCTTAGGAACCGGGACCGGGAACgagagaggaggagtggagggcTTCGAACAGGATCTCGAAGAGACCGAGACAG AGATTCAAGGCGGCAGCTGTCCATAGATACTCGGCCTTTTAGGCCTTCATCAGAGGGAAACCCCAGTGATGAGCCTGATCCTCTGCCTGCACACAGACAAGCCCTGGGAGAAAGGCTGTACCCACGAGTTCACGCAATGCAACCG GCGTTTGCCAGTAAAATCACAGGCATGTTGCTGGAGCTGTCACCtgcccagctgctgctgctgctggctagcgAGGATTCTCTCAGAGCCAGAGTAGAAGAGGCCATGGAGCTTCTCATTGCACATGGAAG GGAAAATGGTGCTGACAGTATACTGGACTTGGGACTCCCGGAGGCTCCAGAGAAAGCACAA CAGGAGAACCGTAAGCGTCACGGTTCAACACGCAGTGTGGTTGACATGGAGCTTGACGACCCAGATGATGGGGATGACAATGCTCCTCTTTTCTATCAGCCTGGCAAACGAGGCTTCTACTCCCCTCGACctggcaaaaacacagaggcCAGACTAAACTGCTTCCGTAACATTGGCAG AATACTGGGGTTGTGTCTGCTGCAGAATGAACTCTGTCCAATTACACTGAACAGACATGTCATCAAGGTTCTGCTGGGTAGAAAG GTCAACTGGCATGACTTTGCGTTCTTTGACCCAGTCATGTATGAGAGCCTGCGGCAGCTCATCCGCCATTCACAGGCTGGTGAAGCAGATGCAGTGTTTGCTGCCATGGACCTGGCCTTCGCCATTGACCTCTGCAAAGAGGAAGGAGCTGGACAG GTGGAGCTTCTTTCCGGTGGGGTCAACAtgcctgttactcctctcaatGTATATGAATATGTGCGGAAGTACGCAGAGCACAGAATGCTGGTGGTGGCTGAGCAACCTCTTCAT GCGATGAGGAAGGGTTTGCTGGATGTACTACCGAAGAATGCCCTAGAAGACCTGACAGCTGAGGACTTCAGGCTGCTGGTCAATGGCTGTGGAGAAGTCAACGTCCAGATGCTCATTAGCTTCACCTCCTTCAACGACGAATCTG GGGAAAATGCAGACAAGCTCCTCCAGTTCAAACGCTGGTTTTGGTCCATAGTGGAGAAGATGAGTATGACTGAGAGGCAAGACCTG GTGTATTTCTGGACCTCCAGTCCATCTCTGCCAGCCAGCGAGGAGGGCTTCCAGCCAATGCCCTCTATCACCATCCGGCCTCCAGACGACCAGCACCTCCCCACAGCCAACACCTGCATCTCACGTCTCTACGTGCCACTCTACTCTTCAAAACAGATACTCAAACAAAAACTCCTGCTAGCCATTAAGACCAAGAATTTTGGTTTTGTGTAA